One part of the Astatotilapia calliptera chromosome 9, fAstCal1.2, whole genome shotgun sequence genome encodes these proteins:
- the LOC113029002 gene encoding uncharacterized protein LOC113029002: MWKLAVPTCVCVCLCLVYSTSGAETQEIAGGEMSDPPAQPLQFLAQMLAEMATISRDQAADQRAHLAALREQTDRQTQVLERLVGAAATPKPLPLSVAVPRMGDGDDPQVFLETFRATVEACQWPREEWAPRLLPLLSGEAQTAALSLPPASRSSFADVSRAVVDRLGLTAEDHRRRFRACRLATTDRPFAWARQLRDAAVRWLQPGTSEGETKLVDKVVLEQFTEGLPAETARWVRCHRPASLEVAVTLAEDHLAAGAGEPGDAGRGRARRRLCSETRRSGQKRDQLGS, translated from the exons ATGTGGAAGTTGGCTGTACctacctgtgtgtgcgtgtgtctgtgcctggtgtattccacaagtggtgccgaaacccaggaaatTGCCGGTGGGGAAATGTCCGACCCACCCGCCCAGCCTCTGCAATTCTTGGCGCAGATGCTGGCGGAGATGGCGACGATAAGCCGGGATCAGGCGGCCGACCAGCGTGCCCACCTGGCCGCGCTGCGGGAGCAGACGGACCGGCAGACGCAAGTTCTGGAGCGGCTGGTCGGGGCCGCTGCCACGCCGAAGCCCTTGCCACTGTCGGTGGCGGTGCCCCGGATGGGGGACGGGGACGACCCACAGGTTTTTTTGGAGACCTTCCGTGCCACGGTGGAGGCTTGCCAATGGCCGCGGGAGGAGTGGGCTCCGCGGCTGCTCCCCCTGCTGTCCGGGGAGGCACAAACAGCGGCCCTGAGTCTGCCTCCGGCGTCGAGGAGCAGCTTCGCGGACGTGAGCCGGGCGGTGGTGGACAGGCTAGGGCTCACCGCCGAAGACCACCGCCGGCGGTTCCGGGCCTGTCGGCTGGCTACAACGGACCGACCATTCGCCTGGGCCCGGCAGCTGCGCGACGCGGCGGTACGCTGGCTGCAACCGGGAACATCGGAGGGGGAGACGAAGCTGGTGGACaaggtggtgctggagcagTTCACGGAGGGATTGCCAGCGGAGACGGCGAGATGGGTCCGGTGCCACCGGCCCGCAAGCTTGGAGGTAGCGGTGACGCTGGCGGAGGACCACCTTGCCGCTGGAGCAGGGGAACCCGGGGACGCCGGACGGGGCCGTGCCAGGCGgcgtttgtgcag TGAGACGAGGAGGAGCGGCCAGAAGAGAGATCAGCTGGGCTCgtga